GCCGAACCCGCCGAGAAGAATAATGACGGGAATGGCTTCCAGCCACCAGGCGTCGCGGCGCTGCGTGCGTCCGAAACCCTGCACGGCGCTGTTTCCGGTCTGGGCCAAACTACACCTCCCGATGACATTGGGGGAATTTTGAAACCGATAAGTGTAGCAAATAGATGTGGCCCAGCCGAGAGCGGCTCGGCCAAACGGGTTGTCGAAGGGCTTTAGTGCCCCGCCTGCTTCACCACCACGCCGCCCTTCATCACCATCACCGGATTCTGCAACAGCGTCACGTCCTTGGTGGGATCGCCGTTCACGGCCACGATGTCGGCGAACTTGCCTTCGTCGAGCGAGCCGATTCGGTCCGACCATCCCAGCAGATCGGCTGCGTTGACGGTGGCCGTCTGGATGGCCTGCAGCGGCGTCATGCCCATCTCCACGTACACGGCAAATTCATGCGCGTTGAGGCCATGAGGATAGACGGCGGCGTCCGTGCCGAAAGCGACCTTCACTCCGGCGTTGAAGGCGCGCCTGAGATTCTGCCGCGAGACGGCAGTCACTTCTTTCATCTTGCCGAAGTACATTGGGGGCAGGCCGATCTTGACGGCGTTTTCGCGCATCCAGTCGCCCAGATACTGCGTGGGCACCAGGTAGGTGCCATGTTTCTTCATGATGGCGATGGCTTCATCATCTATATAGGAGCCGTGTTCAATGGAGTCCACGCCGGCTTCTGAGGCCCAGGCAATGCCTTGCGCGCCGTGGGCGTGCGCGGCCACTTTGCGGCCCAGGCGGTGGGCGTCGGCCACAATGGCCTTCATTTCTTCCAGCGTGTACTGGCTGGCGCGCGGGTCGTCGCCCTTACTGAGTACGCCGCCGGTGGCGCAGATCTTGATCACGTCCGCTCCGTACTTGATGATCTCGCGGACTTTCTGTTGGACGTGTTCCACGCCGTCCGCCGCGCCGTCTGACTTGGCGTGCCATTCGTACGGCAGCAGGTTCTGGTCGCAGTGGCCGCCGGTGATGCTCAACGCCGGGCCGCTGGCGATGATGCGCGGGCCGGGCACCATGCCTTCATTGATGGCGTCGCGCAAGGCAACGTCCGTATAGCCGCTGGCGCCCAGGTTGCGCACCGTGGTGAACCCGGCTTCCAGCGTGATGCGCGCGTTCTTGGCGCCGATCAGCGCTTCTTTGGGAATGGACACACCCAGTTCCTGGTAGCCGAAGTTGGGATCAAACGTCAGGTGGGTGTGCGAGTCAATCAGTCCGGGGACCAGCGTGGCGT
The Terriglobia bacterium genome window above contains:
- a CDS encoding amidohydrolase family protein, with amino-acid sequence MKTFIASLTLSLCSCLAIAQPAQQKTAIHAGHLLDVKTGKMLDNVTIFIAGGKIDHILVAGASSGMNLLGEPSTIDLPNATLVPGLIDSHTHLTFDPNFGYQELGVSIPKEALIGAKNARITLEAGFTTVRNLGASGYTDVALRDAINEGMVPGPRIIASGPALSITGGHCDQNLLPYEWHAKSDGAADGVEHVQQKVREIIKYGADVIKICATGGVLSKGDDPRASQYTLEEMKAIVADAHRLGRKVAAHAHGAQGIAWASEAGVDSIEHGSYIDDEAIAIMKKHGTYLVPTQYLGDWMRENAVKIGLPPMYFGKMKEVTAVSRQNLRRAFNAGVKVAFGTDAAVYPHGLNAHEFAVYVEMGMTPLQAIQTATVNAADLLGWSDRIGSLDEGKFADIVAVNGDPTKDVTLLQNPVMVMKGGVVVKQAGH